The following proteins are co-located in the Chroococcidiopsis sp. TS-821 genome:
- a CDS encoding family 10 glycosylhydrolase — translation MAIRGVWITNTDSRVLHSRQNIAEAMAVLAQTGINVVFPDVWNKGFTLYPSPI, via the coding sequence ATGGCAATTCGCGGTGTTTGGATAACTAATACTGATAGTCGGGTACTGCATTCGCGGCAAAATATTGCTGAAGCAATGGCGGTTTTGGCACAGACAGGGATTAATGTTGTGTTTCCTGATGTTTGGAATAAGGGGTTTACGCTTTACCCTAGTCCAATT